A part of Streptomyces sp. NBC_01210 genomic DNA contains:
- a CDS encoding SDR family oxidoreductase, with protein MRIAIAGGTGTLGRRVAAELRSRGHDVRVLSRSSPEYRVDLTTGEGLAEALAGCDAVVDASNSQSSAKQAARTLVEGSRRLLAAEEAAGVGHHVCVSIVGCDQLPMGYFKVKADQEAVVEHGPVPWTVVRATQFHELMDMAFTAGARELHLAQVNGAPGLVVHDADGLLSVVAFTVDTDRITAVDIVRNPDKLTAVRDSDDG; from the coding sequence ATGAGGATCGCAATTGCTGGAGGAACGGGAACGCTGGGCCGACGCGTGGCCGCTGAGCTGCGTTCGCGAGGCCACGACGTACGGGTGCTCAGCCGGAGCTCCCCGGAGTACCGCGTCGACCTGACGACCGGGGAGGGGCTGGCCGAGGCGCTTGCGGGCTGCGATGCCGTGGTCGACGCGAGCAACAGCCAGTCGTCGGCGAAGCAGGCGGCGCGGACGCTCGTCGAGGGCTCGCGACGGCTGTTGGCCGCGGAAGAGGCCGCGGGCGTGGGCCACCATGTCTGCGTGTCGATCGTCGGCTGCGACCAGCTGCCGATGGGCTACTTCAAGGTCAAGGCCGACCAGGAGGCAGTCGTGGAGCACGGGCCGGTGCCGTGGACCGTTGTACGCGCCACGCAGTTCCATGAACTGATGGACATGGCGTTCACGGCGGGCGCGCGCGAGCTGCACCTGGCCCAGGTCAACGGCGCGCCGGGCCTTGTCGTGCATGACGCGGACGGACTGCTGTCGGTGGTCGCGTTCACCGTCGACACCGACCGGATCACCGCGGTCGATATCGTACGCAATCCAGACAAGCTCACCGCCGTACGGGACTCGGACGACGGCTAG
- a CDS encoding TIGR03086 family metal-binding protein, whose translation MTNSISDLLESAVERAVPVVRGIADDRLADPTPCTEYDVRDLIDHLLQVVINFQALAARKDADFASVRHYTHGDWRGRFADEAAALVAAWAVPGAEEGTTGTMGLPARTVGQMVLGDLTVHAWDLARATGQEFTPDPVVVGELGPSLAEMAPMARKGGVFGEPFPLAEGERASEFDRVLALTGRDPHWQP comes from the coding sequence ATGACGAACAGCATCAGTGACCTCCTCGAATCGGCCGTGGAACGTGCTGTACCGGTGGTACGCGGCATCGCCGACGACCGGCTGGCCGACCCGACCCCCTGCACCGAGTACGACGTACGCGACCTGATCGATCACCTCCTCCAGGTGGTGATCAACTTCCAGGCCCTGGCGGCGCGGAAGGATGCCGACTTCGCCTCCGTGCGGCACTACACCCACGGTGACTGGCGAGGCCGGTTCGCCGACGAGGCCGCCGCGCTCGTCGCGGCGTGGGCGGTTCCCGGCGCCGAGGAGGGCACGACGGGGACCATGGGCCTGCCGGCCAGGACCGTGGGGCAGATGGTGCTGGGCGATCTGACCGTGCACGCCTGGGACCTGGCCCGCGCCACCGGGCAGGAGTTCACGCCGGACCCGGTTGTGGTCGGTGAACTCGGGCCCTCACTCGCGGAGATGGCGCCGATGGCGCGTAAGGGAGGCGTGTTCGGCGAGCCGTTCCCGTTGGCGGAGGGGGAGCGGGCATCGGAGTTCGACCGGGTGCTGGCCCTGACCGGCCGGGATCCGCACTGGCAGCCGTAA
- a CDS encoding GNAT family N-acetyltransferase, producing MEIKASTVRIEPWSEDDFDLLRAANAPELMDHLGGPETEEQLIKRHQRYVDLSADRTGKGRMFRIVLEGSEEVVGTVGFWEQTWDGGQVYETGWSVLPGFQGRGIATAGTLAVVAMARAEQKHRHLHAFPSVANGPSNAVCRKAGFELVGECDFEYPPGQILRSNDWRISLMD from the coding sequence ATGGAGATCAAAGCATCGACGGTACGGATCGAGCCATGGTCCGAGGATGACTTCGACCTGCTCCGCGCTGCGAACGCACCGGAGCTGATGGATCACCTGGGGGGCCCGGAGACGGAAGAACAGCTGATCAAGCGGCACCAGCGGTATGTGGATCTGAGCGCGGACCGGACGGGCAAGGGCCGGATGTTCCGCATTGTGCTGGAGGGGAGCGAGGAGGTCGTCGGCACCGTCGGCTTCTGGGAGCAGACGTGGGACGGGGGGCAGGTGTACGAGACGGGGTGGAGTGTCCTGCCCGGGTTCCAGGGGCGGGGCATCGCGACGGCAGGCACGCTGGCGGTCGTCGCCATGGCGCGGGCGGAGCAGAAGCACCGCCATCTGCATGCCTTCCCGTCCGTGGCCAACGGCCCCTCCAACGCGGTGTGCAGGAAGGCAGGCTTCGAACTGGTGGGCGAGTGCGACTTCGAGTACCCGCCCGGCCAGATCCTGCGGTCCAACGACTGGCGCATCAGCCTGATGGATTAG
- a CDS encoding helix-turn-helix domain-containing protein yields MAGPRRDTRGIVEAQELFARVRFRRREPVPALRPYLEHYWLIDWDLTEPYASHVVPHPSVNVVFQRYGDEAGWGEVAGIGLRLFTQKLEGRGRVCGVQFRPGGFRPFAPDRPVSDWTGQRLPIADVLPGADQATVLGILGPEAAEHGRPGAQGQAGAGAGAQAEAQTQAEDRAQAEDARVAALDAFLLGLEPDADPQALRAMALVDLVRTDRSIRRVAELAAAEGVSARSLQRLFAAYVGVGPKWVILRYRIHEALERAESGEGPAGEGPMGEGPGDGERSGGGLDWAALAAELGYSDQAHLVRDFTATVGVPPTAYARPPLGDSQ; encoded by the coding sequence ATGGCAGGTCCGCGACGCGACACCCGGGGCATCGTCGAAGCCCAAGAGCTCTTCGCGCGCGTACGTTTCCGCCGCCGCGAGCCCGTCCCGGCACTGCGTCCGTATCTCGAGCACTACTGGCTCATCGACTGGGACTTGACGGAGCCGTACGCCTCCCATGTGGTGCCCCATCCATCTGTGAACGTCGTCTTCCAGCGGTACGGCGACGAGGCAGGCTGGGGCGAGGTCGCGGGCATCGGCCTGCGGCTCTTCACACAGAAACTGGAGGGGCGGGGTCGGGTGTGCGGGGTGCAGTTCCGCCCCGGCGGCTTCCGGCCGTTCGCGCCGGACCGGCCGGTGTCCGACTGGACGGGACAGCGGCTGCCGATCGCGGACGTTCTGCCGGGCGCGGACCAGGCAACCGTCCTCGGGATCCTCGGACCGGAGGCGGCGGAGCACGGGCGGCCGGGGGCACAGGGCCAGGCGGGGGCGGGGGCGGGGGCTCAGGCTGAGGCTCAGACACAGGCGGAGGATCGGGCCCAGGCCGAGGACGCGCGGGTCGCCGCGCTGGACGCCTTCCTGCTGGGGCTCGAGCCGGACGCCGACCCGCAGGCGCTGCGCGCGATGGCGCTCGTCGACCTGGTGCGTACGGACCGCTCGATCCGGCGGGTCGCCGAGCTGGCGGCCGCGGAAGGAGTGTCGGCGCGCTCGCTGCAGCGGCTGTTCGCCGCGTACGTCGGGGTCGGTCCCAAGTGGGTCATCCTGCGTTATCGCATCCACGAGGCGCTGGAGCGCGCCGAGTCGGGCGAGGGCCCGGCGGGTGAAGGCCCGATGGGTGAGGGCCCGGGCGACGGCGAACGTTCGGGAGGCGGTCTTGACTGGGCAGCGCTGGCCGCTGAGCTCGGGTACAGCGATCAGGCGCATCTCGTACGGGACTTCACGGCGACGGTGGGCGTCCCGCCGACCGCGTACGCGCGCCCACCCCTTGGCGACTCTCAGTAG
- a CDS encoding NAD(P)H-binding protein produces MPILVTGSRGQVGSTLITLLHEAGVDVRAASGSPEKLSLPAGVKAVKCALDDPATFPAALESVTSVFLYAEPSQIGAFLEEAAAAGVEHIVLLSSSSVLDPGAADNPVAASHLAVEQALAASPLETTVLQPGAFASNARPWLWALRSTGAIDLPYPGSYGDPIHERDIAEAALAVLTRPLLRGSTYHLTGPESLTFTEQIAILEHAADRTIPFNTVTREAWKESMADYMPASFADGLLDYWASTDGSPTPLTSNVEELTGHPARTFAEWAKENADSFRA; encoded by the coding sequence ATGCCCATCCTCGTCACCGGAAGCCGAGGCCAGGTCGGCTCCACCCTCATAACGCTGCTGCACGAGGCGGGAGTCGACGTCCGCGCCGCCTCCGGCAGCCCCGAGAAGCTCAGCCTGCCCGCGGGCGTCAAGGCCGTGAAATGCGCCCTCGACGACCCCGCGACCTTCCCGGCCGCCCTCGAATCGGTCACCTCCGTCTTCCTCTACGCCGAGCCGTCGCAGATCGGCGCCTTCCTCGAAGAAGCCGCGGCGGCAGGGGTCGAGCACATCGTCTTGCTCTCCTCCAGCTCGGTCCTCGACCCCGGCGCCGCCGACAACCCGGTCGCCGCGTCCCATCTCGCGGTCGAGCAGGCGCTGGCGGCCTCACCCCTCGAAACGACCGTCCTGCAGCCCGGCGCTTTCGCGAGCAACGCGCGCCCGTGGCTGTGGGCACTGCGGTCCACGGGCGCGATCGACCTTCCGTACCCGGGCAGTTACGGCGATCCGATCCATGAGCGGGACATCGCCGAAGCCGCGCTCGCGGTCCTGACACGGCCGCTGCTGCGGGGCTCGACGTACCACCTGACCGGTCCCGAGTCCCTCACCTTCACCGAGCAGATCGCGATCCTCGAGCACGCCGCGGACCGCACCATCCCCTTCAACACCGTGACACGCGAGGCCTGGAAGGAGTCCATGGCCGACTACATGCCCGCCTCCTTCGCGGACGGGCTGCTCGACTACTGGGCCTCGACGGACGGTTCACCCACTCCTCTCACCAGCAACGTCGAGGAGCTGACCGGGCACCCGGCCCGCACCTTCGCCGAGTGGGCGAAGGAGAACGCGGATTCCTTCCGCGCCTGA